One window from the genome of Manis pentadactyla isolate mManPen7 chromosome 15, mManPen7.hap1, whole genome shotgun sequence encodes:
- the KMT2B gene encoding histone-lysine N-methyltransferase 2B isoform X4, producing MAAAAGGGSCPGPGSARGRFPGRPRGSGGGGGRGGRGSGAERVRVALRRGGSAAGPGGAEPGEDTALLRLLGLRRGLRRLRRLWAGPRVQRGRGRGRGRGWGPCRGSVPQEESSDGESDDEEFQGFHSDEDVAPSSLRSALRSQRGRAPRGRGRKHKTTPIPPPRLADVAPTPSKTPARKRGEEGTERMVQALTELLRRAQAPPAPRSRACEPSTPRRSRGRPPGRPAGPCRKKQQAIVVAEAAVTIPKSEPPPPVVPVKHRTGSWKCKEGPGPGPGTPKRGGQSGRGGRGGRGRGRGGLPIMIKFVSKAKRVKMEQLSLGFESGQGQEQHEESWQDASQGRVGSGQGEGPCWRKEQKLEEEGEEEEEEEKDKEEEDEEKQEKAVAKEETMLAEEKQETKLPSPPLTPPGPPPPLTPSPPPPPSTSPPPPLCPPPPPVSPLPLPSPPPPPAPEEQEESLPPVVPATCSRKRGRPPLTPSQRAEREAARAVPEGTSPPTPTPSTTMGGPLEDSPTMVPKSTTFLKNIRQFIMPVVSARSSRVIKTPRRFMDEDTPKPPKVEVSPILRPPVATSPLAPQEPAPAPSPPRAPTPPSTPIPLPEKRRSILREPTFRWTSLTRELPPPPPAPPPAPPPPPIPVTPSRRPLLLRAPQFTPSEAHLKIYESVLTTPPLGAPEAPEPEPPPTDDSPAEPEPRAAGRTNHLSLPRFAPVVVTPVKAEVPPPGAPAPNSGQQQPQAQLQQPLQALHTQPLPQALPPQQPQSPPQERARITSLGSLPLSGVEEKMFSLLKRAKVQLFKIDQQQQQKVASTMPPSPGGQMEEVVGAVKQIPDRGSVRSEDESMETKRERPSGPESPVQGPRIKHVCRHAAVALGQARAMVPEDVPRLSALPLRDRQDLATEDTSSASETESVPSQSQQGKVESSGPGGDSEPAGSGGSLAHTPRRSMPSHHGKKMRMARCGHCRGCLRVQDCGSCVNCLDKPKFGGPNTKKQCCVYRKCDKIEARKMERLAKKGRTIVKTLLPWDSDESPEASPGPPGPRRGAGAGGPREEVVASPGTEEQDSLLQRKSARRCVKQRPSYDIFEDSDDSEPGGPPAPRRRNPRENELPMLEPEEQSRPRKPTLQPVLQLKARRRPDKDALAPGPYASFPNGWTGKQKSPDGVHRVRVDFKEDCDLENVWLMGGLSVLTSVPGGPPMVCLLCASKGLHELVFCQVCCDPFHPFCLEEAERPLPQHHDTWCCRRCKFCHVCGRKGRGSKHLLECERCRHAYHPACLGPSYPTRATRKRRHWICSACVRCKSCGATPGKNWDVEWSGDYSLCPRCTQLYEKGNYCPICTRCYEDNDYESKMMQCAQCDHWVHAKCEGLSDEDYEILSGLPDSVLYTCGPCAGATHPRWREALSGALQEGLRRVLQGLLSSKVAGPLLLCTQCGQDGKQLHPGPCDLQVVSQRFEEGHYKSVHSFMEDVVGILMRHSEGETPERRAGGQMKGLLLKLLESAFGWFDAHDPKYWRRSTRLPNGVLPNAVLPPSLDHVYAQWRQQEPETPESGQPPGDPSAALQGKDPAAFSHLEDPRQCALCLKYGDADSKEAGRLLYIGQNEWTHVNCAIWSAEVFEENDGSLKNVHAAVARGRQMRCELCLKPGATVGCCLSSCLSNFHFMCARASYCIFQDDKKVFCQKHTDLLDGKQRHLPPIPQEIVTPDGFDVLRRVYVDFEGINFKRKFLTGLEPDAINVLIGSIRIDSLGTLSDLSDCEGRLFPIGYQCSRLYWSTVDARRRCWYRCRILEYRPWGPREAPVHLEAAEENQTIVHSPAPSSVPPDHVDPLPDTDALIPGAPEHHSPIQNLDTPLRMDPSSAPPPVPRSFLGARIKVPNYSPSRRPLGGVSFGPLPSPGSPSSLTHHIPTVGDLDFPAPPRRSRRPSPLAPRLPPSRRASSPLRTSPQLRVPPPTSVVRALTPTSGELAPPGLAPSPPPPPEDLGPDFEDMEVVSGLSAADLDFAASLLGTEPFQEEIVAAGAVGSSRGGPGDSSEEEASPSPRYMHFPVTVVSGPALAPSALPGAPRIEQLDGVDDGTDSEAEAVQQPRGQGTPPSGPGVGRAGVIGSVGDRARPPEDLPSEIVDFVLKNLGGSGDGGAGPREEPLPPAPPLANGNQPHQGLPPNPADPTRTFAWLPGAPGVRVLSLGPAPEPPKPATSKIILVNKLGQVFVKMAGEGEPVSPPVKQPPLPPPIPPAAPASWTLPPGPLLGVLPVVGVVRPAPPPVPPPLTLVLSSGPPSPPHQAIRVKRVSTFSGRSPPAPPPSKTPRLEADRESLEDASQGLGLSGSGCSRVRMKTPTVRGVLDLDDPGEPTGEESPRPLQDRSPLLSFPESDPPRAPDGPPDLLLESQWHHYSGEASSSEEEPPSPEDKENQAPKRAGPHLRFEISSEDGFSVEAESLEGAWRTLIEKVQEARGHARLRHLSFSGMSGARLLGIHHDAVIFLAEQLPGAQRCQHYKFRYHQQGEGQEEPPLNPHGAARAEVYLRKCTFDMFNFLASQHRVLPEGATCDEEEDEVQLRSTRRATSLELPMAMRFRHLKKTSKEAVGVYRSAIHGRGLFCKRNIDAGEMVIEYSGIVIRSVLTDKREKFYDGKGIGCYMFRMDDFDVVDATMHGNAARFINHSCEPNCFSRVIHVEGQKHIVIFALRRILRGEELTYDYKFPIEDASNKLPCNCGAKRCRRFLN from the exons atggcggcggcggcgggcggcggtAGTTGCCCCGGGCCTGGCTCCGCGCGAGGCCGCTTCCCAGGCCGGCCGCGAGGCTCCGGCGGGGGCGGGGGCCGCGGCGGACGGGGCAGCGGGGCCGAGAGAGTGCGGGTAGCTCTGCGGCGCGGCGGCAGCGCGGCGGGGCCGGGTGGAGCCGAGCCCGGGGAGGACACGGCCCTGCTCCGTTTGCTGGGGCTCCGCCGGGGCCTGCGCCGTCTCCGCCGCCTGTGGGCCGGCCCGCGCGTTcagcggggccggggccggggccggggccggggctggGGCCCCTGCCGGGGCTCCGTGCCACAGGAAGAGAGCAGTGACGGGGAATCCGACGATGAG GAGTTTCAGGGTTTTCATTCAGATGAAGATGTGGCCCCCAGTTCCCTGCGCTCTGCGCTCCGATCCCAGCGAG GTCGAGCCCCCCGAGGTCGGGGCCGCAAGCATAAGACGACCCCCATTCCACCTCCTCGCCTAGCAGATGTGGCTCCTACCCCCTCAAAGACTCCTGCCCGGAAACGGGGTGAGGAGGGCACAGAACGGATGGTGCAGGCACTAACAGAACTTCTCCGGCGGGCCCAGGCACCCCCAGCCCCCCGGAGCCGAGCATGTGAACCCTCTACCCCCCGTCGGTCTCGGGGACGGCCCCCGGGAAGGCCAGCAGGCCCCTGCAGGAAGAAGCAACAAGCAATAGTGGTGGCAGAAGCAGCTGTGACAATCCCCAAATCCGAGCCCCCACCTCCTGTGGTTCCAGTAAAACATCGAACTGGCAGCTGGAAGTGCAAGGAGGGGCCTGGCCCAGGACCTGGGACTCCCAAGCGTGGAGGACAGTCTGGGCGAGGAGGCCGTGGAGGCAGAGGCCGAGGCCGCGGCGGTCttcccatcatgatcaagtttgTTTCAAAGGCCAAAAGAGTGAAGATGGAACAGTTGTCCTTGGGATTTGAATCAGGTCAGGGTCAAGAGCAACATGAGGAAAGCTGGCAGGATGCTTCCCAAGGAAGAGTTGGATCTGGACAGGGAGAGGGCCCCTGCTGGAGGAAGGAACAGAagctggaggaagagggagaggaggaagaggaagaagagaaagacaaggaggaggaggatgaagagaagcaagagaaagcTGTAGCCAAGGAAGAGACAATGCTAGCTGAGGAAAAGCAAGAGACAAAGCTGCCATCCCCACCCCTGACTCCTCCAGGCCCTCCACCCCCTCTGACCCcttcacctcccccacccccctcaaCATCTCCTCCACCCCCACTCTGCCCTCCACCACCTCCAGTGTCCCCTCTGCCCCTACCATCTCCTCCACCCCCTCCTGCTCCAGAGGAGCAGGAAGAATCCCTTCCTCCCGTGGTCCCAGCTACATGCTCCAGGAAGAGGGGCCGGCCTCCCCTGACTCCCAGCCAGCGGGCAGAGCGGGAAGCTGCTCGGGCAGTGccagagggcacctctcctcccaCTCCAACCCCCAGCACCACCATGGGTGGTCCTCTGGAAGACAGCCCCACTATGGTCCCCAAAAGCACCACCTTTCTGAAGAATATCCGGCAGTTTATTATGCCTGTGGTGAGTGCCCGCTCCTCCCGTGTCATCAAGACCCCCCGGCGATTTATGGATGAAGACACCCCCAAGCCCCCAAAGGTAGAGGTCTCACCTATTCTGCGGCCTCCTGTTGCCACCTCCCCACTTGCTCCTCAGGAACCAGCACCAGCCCCTTCTCCGCCACGTGCCCCAACCCCTCCTTCTACCCCAATTCCACTCCCTGAGAAGAGACGATCTATCCTAAGGGAACCCACGTTTCGCTGGACCTCACTGACACGGGAACTGCCCCCTCCTCCGCCTGCCCCTccgccagccccacccccaccccctatcCCTGTCACTCCATCCCGGAGGCCTCTGCTCCTTCGGGCCCCACAGTTTACCCCAAGTGAGGCCCACCTGAAGATCTACGAATCGGTGCTTACTACTCCTCCTCTCGGGGCTCCTGAAGCCCCTGAGCCAGAGCCGCCTCCCACCGATGACTCTCCAGCTGAGCCTGAGCCACGGGCAGCAGGCCGCACCAACCACCTCAGCCTGCCTCGATTTGCCCCCGTGGTCGTCACTCCTGTTAAGGCTGAGGTGCCCCCTCCTGGGGCCCCAGCCCCAAACAGTGGGCAGCAGCAGCCTCAGGCTCAGCTTCAGCAGCCCCTGCAAGCCTTACACACCCAGCCGCTACCCCAGGCACTGCCGCCACAGCAGCCACAGTCGCCACCCCAGGAAAGGGCCCGGATCACAAGCCTGGGCTCCTTGCCACTGTCTGGTGTGGAAGAGAAGATGTTCAGCCTTCTCAAGAGAGCCAAGGTGCAGCTGTTCAAGAttgaccagcagcagcagcagaaggTGGCGTCCACCATGCCG CCCAGCCCTGGGGGGCAAATGGAGGAGGTCGTGGGGGCTGTCAAGCAGATCCCAGATAGAGGTTCTGTCAGGTCTGAAGATGAGTCGATGGAAACGAAGAGAGAGAGACCGTCG GGCCCCGAGTCCCCTGTGCAAGGCCCCCGCATCAAACATGTCTGCCGCCATGCTGCTGTGGCCCTGGGTCAGGCCCGAGCCATGGTGCCTGAAGATGTCCCCCGCCTCAGTGCTCTCCCGCTTCGGGATCGGCAGGATCTCGCCACGGAGG ATACGTCATCAGCATCTGAGACTGAGAGTGTCCCGTCACAGTCCCAGCAGGGAAAGGTGGAGTCCTCAGGGCCTGGGGGAGACTCAGAGCCTGCTGGGTCTGGAGGGTCCCTGGCACATACACCCCGGCGCTCCATGCCTTCCCATCATGGCAAGAAGATGCGGATGGCACGGTGTGGACACTGTCGGGGCTGCCTGCGTGTGCAGGACTGTGGGTCCTGTGTCAACTGTCTGGACAAGCCCAAGTTTGGGGGCCCCAACACCAAGAAGCAGTGCTGTGT ATACCGGAAGTGCGACAAGATAGAGGCTCGGAAGATGGAACGGCTGGCTAAAAAAG GCCGGACGATAGTGAAGACGCTGTTGCCCTGGGATTCCGATGAATCTCCTGAGGCCTCCCCTGGTCCTCCAGGCCCACGCCGGGGGGCGGGAGCTGGGGGGCCCCGGGAGGAGGTGGTGGCCTCCCCAGGGACCGAGGAGCAGGACTCCCTCCTGCAGCGCAAGTCAGCCCGGCGCTGCGTCAAACAGCGACCCTCCTATGATATCTTCGAGGACTCGGATGACTCAGAGCCTGGGGGTCCTCCTGCTCCCCGGCGTCGGAACCCCCGAGAGAATG AGCTGCCAATGCTAGAACCTGAGGAGCAGAGCCGGCCCCGCAAACCCACCCTGCAGCCTGTGTTGCAGCTCAAGGCCCGAAGGCGCCCAGACAAG GATGCTTTGGCCCCTGGTCCCTATGCTTCTTTTCCCAATGGCTGGACTGGAAAACAGAAGTCCCCCGATGGTGTGCACCGGGTCCGTGTGGATTTTAAG GAGGATTGTGATCTGGAGAACGTGTGGCTGATGGGTGGCCTGAGTGTGCTCACCTCTGTGCCAGGCGGGCCGCCGATGgtgtgcttactgtgtgccagcaaAGGCCTGCATGAG CTGGTGTTCTGCCAAGTCTGCTGTGACCCTTTCCACCCATTCTGCCTGGAAGAGGCTGAGCGGCCCCTGCCCCAACATCATGACACCTGGTGCTGCCGCCGTTGCAAGTTCTGCCATGTCTGTGGGCGCAAGGGCCGGGGATCTAAG CACCTCCTGGAGTGTGAGCGCTGCCGCCATGCTTATCACCCAGCCTGCCTGGGGCCCAGCTACCCAACCCGGGCCACACGCAAACGGCGCCACTGG ATCTGCTCAGCCTGCGTGCGCTGTAAAAGCTGTGGGGCGACTCCAGGCAAGAACTGGGACGTCGAGTGGTCTGGAGATTACAGCCTCTGCCCCAGGTGCACCCAGCTCTATGAGAAAG gAAACTACTGCCCAATCTGCACACGCTGCTACGAAGATAACGACTATGAGAGCAAGATGATGCAGTGCGCACAGTGTGACCACTGGGTGCATGCCAAGTGCGAGGGACTCTCAG ATGAAGATTATGAGATCCTTTCAGGGCTACCAGACTCGGTGCTGTACACCTGTGGACCGTGTGCTGGGGCCACGCACCCCCGCTGGCGAGAGGCCCTGAGTGGAGCCCTGCAGGAGGGGCTGCGCCGGGTGCTCCAGGGCCTGCTGAGCTCCAAGGTGGCAGGCCCACTGCTGCTGTGCACCCAG TGTGGGCAGGATGGAAAGCAGCTGCACCCAGGGCCCTGTGATCTGCAAGTTGTGAGTCAGCGCTTCGAGGAAGGCCACTACAAGTCAGTG CACAGCTTCATGGAGGACGTGGTGGGCATCCTGATGAGGCACTCGGAAGGAGAGACCCCAGAGCGCCGGGCTGGAGGCCAGATGAAGGGGCTCCTACTGAAG CTGCTAGAGTCTGCGTTCGGCTGGTTCGACGCCCACGACCCCAAGTACTGGCGACGGAGTACCCGGCTGCCAAA CGGAGTCCTTCCCAATGCCGTGTTGCCCCCATCCTTGGACCATGTCTACGCTCAGTGGAGGCAGCAGGAACCAGAGACCCCAGAATCAGGGCAGCCTCCAGGGGACCCTTCAGCAG CTCTCCAGGGCAAGGATCCAGCTGCTTTCTCACACCTGGAGGACCCCCGTCAGTGTGCACTTTGCCTCAAATATGGGGATGCAGACTCTAAG GAGGCAGGGCGGCTCCTGTACATCGGGCAGAATGAATGGACACACGTCAACTGTGCCATTTGGTCAGCTGAAGTGTTTGAAGAAAATGATGGCTCCCTCAAGAATGTGCACGCTGCTGTGGCTCGAGGGAGACAGATG CGCTGTGAGCTCTGCCTGAAGCCTGGAGCCACGGTGGGCTGCTGCCTCTCCTCCTGCCTCAGCAACTTCCACTTCATGTGCGCCCGGGCCAGCTACTGCATCTTCCAGGATGACAAGAAAGTGTTCTGCCAGAAACACACAGACCTGCTGGACGGCAAG CAGCGCCATTTGCCACCCATCCCCCAGGAGATCGTGACCCCGGATGGGTTTGATGTTCTCCGACGAGTCTATGTGGACTTCGAAGGCATCAACTTCAAGCGCAAGTTCTTGACAGGGCTCGAACCTGATGCCATCAATGTGCTTATCG GCTCCATCCGAATTGACTCCTTGGGTACCCTGTCTGATCTCTCAGACTGTGAGGGACGGCTCTTCCCCATTGGCTACCA ATGCTCCCGTCTCTACTGGAGCACGGTGGATGCTCGGCGACGCTGCTGGTATCGGTGCCGAATTCTGGAGTATCGGCCATGGGGGCCAAGGGAAGCGCCGGTTCACCTGGAGGCAGCAGAAGAGAACCAGACCATTGTGCACAGCCCCGCCCCTTCCTCAG TGCCCCCAGATCATGTGGACCCCCTACCAGATACTGATGCCCTTATCCCTGGAGCTCCTGAGCACCACTCACCCATTCAGAACCTGGACACCCCACTTCGAATGGATCCAAGCAGTGCCCCTCCTCCAGTCCCTCGCTCCTTCTTGGGGGCTCGTATCAAAGTGCCCAACTACTCACCATCCCGGAGGCCCTTAGGGGGTGTCTCCTTCggacctctcccctcccctg GAAGTCCATCTTCTCTGACCCACCACATCCCTACAGTGGGAGATCTGGACTTCCCAGCTCCCCCAAGACGCTCGCGTCGTCCCAGCCCTCTGGCCCCCAGGCTGCCACCATCACGGCGGGCCTCTTCCCCTCTCAGAACCTCCCCTCAGCTCAGGGTGCCCCCTCCTACCTCAGTCGTTAGAGCCCTCACACCTACCTCAGGGGAGCTGGCTCCCCCTGGCCTGGCCCCGTCTCCTCCGCCACCCCCTGAAGATTTGGGCCCAGACTTTGAGGACATGGAGGTGGTGTCAGGACTGAGTGCTGCTGACCTGGACTTTGCGGCCAGCCTGCTGGGGACTGAGCCCTTCCAGGAAGAGATTGTGGCTGCAGGGGCAGTGGGGAGCAGCCGCGGGGGCCCAGGAGACAGCTCTGAGGAGgaggccagccccagcccccgctACATGCACTTCCCTGTGACTGTGGTGTctggccctgccctggcccccagCGCCCTTCCTGGAGCCCCCCGCATTGAACAGCTGGACGGAGTGGATGATGGCACAGACAGCGAGGCTGAGGCAGTCCAGCAGCCTCGGGGCCAGGGGACTCCTCCGTCAGGACCAGGAGTGGGCCGGGCTGGGGTCATTGGGTCTGTAGGGGACAGGGCCCGACCTCCTGAGGACTTGCCATCAGAAATTGTGGATTTTGTGTTGAAGAACCTAGGGGGATCTGGGGATGGGGGTGCTGGGCCCAGAGAGGAGCCACTCCCTCCAGCACCTCCCCTGGCCAATGGCAACCAGCCCCACCAGGGCTTGCCCCCTAACCCAGCTGACCCTACCCGGACGTTTGCCTGGCTCCCTGGGGCCCCAGGAGTCCGGGTGTTGAGCCTGGGTCCTGCCCCTGAGCCCCCCAAACCTGCCACATCCAAAATCATCCTTGTCAACAAATTGGGGCAAGTGTTTGTGAAGATGGCTGGAGAGGGTGAACCTGTCTCCCCCCCAGTGAAGCAGCCACCTCTGCCCCCTCCCATccccccagcagcccctgctTCCTGGACTCTGCCCCCAGGACCGCTGCTGGGTGTACTGCCGGTGGTAGGGGTGGTCCGCCCTGCCcccccacctgttccccctccacTGACACTGGTATTGAGCAGTGGGCCCCCCAGCCCGCCCCATCAAGCCATCCGCGTCAAGAGGGTGTCCACCTTCTCTGGCCGTTCCCCACCAGCGCCTCCCCCAAGCAAGACCCCCCGGCTGGAGGCAGACAGAGAGTCCTTGGAGGATGCCTCTCAGGGGCTGGGGCTTAGTGGCAGCGG GTGTAGCCGAGTGAGGATGAAAACCCCCACGGTGCGTGGAGTTCTCGACCTGGATGATCCTGGGGAGCCCACTGGGGAGGAAAGCCCAAG GCCCCTCCAGGACCGGTCCCCTCTGCTGTCATTTCCAGAAAGTGATCCTCCCCGAGCCCCTGATGGTCCCCCTGACCTGCTGCTTGAGTCCCAGTGGCACCATTACTCAG GTGAGGCTTCAAGCTCTGAGGAAGAACCTCCATCCCCAGAGGACAAAGAGAACCAGGCCCCAAAACGGGCTGGCCCACATCTGCGCTTCGAGATCAGCAGTGAAGATGGGTTCAGCGTGGAGGCAGAGAGCTTGGAAG GAGCATGGAGAACTCTGATTGAGAAGGTGCAAGAGGCCCGAGGGCATGCCCGGCTCAGACATCTCTCCTTTAGTG GAATGAGTGGGGCAAGGCTCCTGGGCATTCACCACGACGCTGTCATCTTCCTGGCAGAGCAGCTGCCTGGGGCCCAGCGCTGCCAGCACTATAAGTTCCGCTATCACCAGCAGGGAGAGGGCCAGGAGGAACCGCCCCTGAATCCTCATGGGGCGGCCCGCGCTGAAGTCTATCTCCG GAAGTGCACCTTTGACATGTTCAACTTCCTGGCCTCCCAGCACCGGGTGCTCCCTGAGGGAGCCACCTGTGATGAGGAAGAAGACGAGGTGCAGCTCAGGTCAACCAG ACGTGCCACCAGCCTAGAGCTGCCCATGGCCATGCGTTTTCGCCACCTCAAGAAGACGTCCAAAGAGGCTGTGGGTGTCTACAG ATCTGCCATCCACGGGCGGGGCCTGTTCTGTAAGCGCAACATCGATGCGGGCGAGATGGTCATTGAGTACTCTGGTATTGTCATTCGCTCTGTGCTGACTGACAAGCGGGAGAAGTTCTACGATGGGAAG GGCATTGGGTGCTACATGTTCCGCATGGATGACTTCGACGTAGTGGATGCCACCATGCATGGCAATGCTGCCCGCTTCATCAACCACTCGTGTGAGCCCAACTGCTTCTCTCGAGTCATTCACGTGGAGGGCCAGAAGCACATAGTTATCTTTGCCCTGCGCCGCATCCTGCGTGGTGAGGAGCTCACCTATGACTACAAGTTCCCAATTGAGGATGCCAGCAACAAGCTGCCCTGCAACTGTGGCGCCAAGCGCTGCCGGCGGTTTCTTAACTGA